A stretch of the bacterium genome encodes the following:
- the lysS gene encoding lysine--tRNA ligase encodes MNEIDPRDQRQIRIAKLEKLRETGIDPYPSRIAEGRVTIEFVLHEWEQLKQITDESGQVIRAGSVVHLAGRITALRIHGKSMFIGIADGTGSFQLYLRMNTLLEHNPEDTDNYIRAKDLDLGDFISATGELFTTRTGEPTLAAQKWELAAKTLLQLPEKYHGLTDPDLRLRQRYLDLLSNPEVKYNLQKRALIIKTIRTYLEEEGYIELETPTLTSLYGGAAARPFTTHHNALDIDLYLRIATELYLKRLIVGGFERIFEMGKVFRNEGIDRNHNPEFTLLELYEAFADYNRMMQIAEGLVVASAVEVAKFGEKNKENYIRTLADGTVVIERENAIITFNRPFERISFVDSIIELTSIDVLNAEKTELIEFFKSHDIDFDPKTPFWPLVDKLFSETVEPKLIKPTFVLDYPVGLSPLAKRKADAPELTERFELFIGGVEIANAFSELNDPLDQRGRMEAQLLQRAEGDEEAPNQIDEDFLTALEHGMPPTGGMGIGIGRLVTLLSGAHSLKEVIPFPLLKPKSIEHA; translated from the coding sequence ATGAATGAAATAGACCCGAGAGACCAAAGACAGATAAGAATTGCCAAACTTGAAAAACTCCGCGAGACCGGGATAGATCCCTATCCATCGAGGATTGCTGAAGGCCGAGTGACAATCGAATTTGTTCTTCACGAATGGGAACAACTAAAGCAAATAACCGACGAATCCGGCCAAGTAATCCGTGCTGGTTCTGTCGTGCATTTAGCTGGAAGGATAACCGCGCTTCGTATCCACGGTAAATCCATGTTTATCGGTATTGCCGATGGAACGGGCTCGTTTCAGCTATACCTTCGCATGAACACCCTTCTCGAACATAACCCGGAAGATACCGACAATTATATACGCGCAAAAGACCTCGATCTTGGGGACTTTATTTCTGCAACGGGTGAGCTATTTACTACAAGAACTGGTGAACCAACCCTCGCGGCCCAAAAATGGGAACTCGCGGCTAAGACACTTCTCCAACTCCCTGAAAAATACCATGGTCTCACCGACCCCGACCTTCGTCTTCGACAAAGATATTTGGATCTTCTCTCGAATCCTGAGGTTAAATATAATTTACAAAAGCGTGCGCTTATTATAAAAACTATCCGCACATATCTCGAGGAAGAAGGCTATATCGAGCTTGAAACTCCTACACTGACTTCTCTTTATGGGGGCGCGGCAGCACGCCCATTTACTACTCATCACAACGCTCTCGATATCGACCTTTACCTTCGGATAGCCACAGAGCTTTACCTAAAACGACTTATCGTGGGTGGCTTCGAGCGGATTTTTGAGATGGGTAAGGTTTTTCGCAACGAAGGAATAGATCGTAATCACAACCCGGAGTTCACACTTCTGGAGCTCTATGAGGCCTTCGCCGATTATAACCGCATGATGCAAATCGCCGAAGGACTCGTGGTAGCATCTGCTGTTGAAGTAGCCAAGTTTGGCGAGAAAAATAAAGAAAATTACATAAGAACTCTCGCCGATGGAACCGTCGTTATCGAGAGGGAGAACGCAATAATCACCTTCAATCGTCCATTCGAGCGCATCAGCTTTGTGGATTCGATTATCGAGCTTACCAGCATTGATGTCCTTAACGCGGAAAAAACTGAACTAATTGAATTTTTCAAATCTCATGATATAGATTTCGATCCTAAGACTCCATTTTGGCCTTTGGTTGACAAGCTTTTTTCGGAAACTGTCGAGCCAAAGCTTATAAAACCTACTTTCGTCCTCGACTATCCCGTAGGCCTTTCGCCTCTGGCCAAACGCAAGGCCGATGCGCCAGAACTTACTGAACGCTTCGAACTTTTCATTGGCGGAGTAGAGATTGCCAATGCATTCAGCGAGCTTAACGATCCCCTCGACCAACGCGGGCGTATGGAAGCACAGCTTCTTCAGCGTGCCGAGGGCGATGAAGAAGCACCAAACCAAATCGACGAGGATTTCCTCACAGCCCTCGAACATGGAATGCCACCGACAGGTGGCATGGGTATCGGTATTGGAAGGCTTGTTACCTTACTCTCTGGTGCTCATAGTCTCAAAGAAGTTATACCATTTCCA